In the Brevundimonas sp. LM2 genome, AGGGCAGGAAGCCCTCGGCCATCTGGGTCGAGAAATAGCCACCCCCCATGACGATGACGGCCGTAACCCCCATCAGGCTGAGCGCCGGGGCGACGTCGGCCGACTTGGCGACGTCGCCCTTCTTTCGCGCCTCCTCGAGTTTGTGAGGTGACGCCTCTTCGGTCTTGGACTCGGGATCGGCGCCTTCAGCCACCGACGCCTCCCCCGCCCGGGACGAACAGGCCGGCCAGCGCCCGGTAGCGGTCGATGAAGACCGTGCCCAGCACCCCCAGCGACAGGGCGAACACCGACAGGCCCAGGATCACGCTGAGCGGCGCGGCGACGAAGAAGATCTGGAAGGCCGGCATGACCCGTCCGACCAGCCCCGAGGCCAGGTTGAAGATCAGGGCGAAGACGATCACCGGCGCGGCCAGCTGCACCCCCAGGGCGAAACTGTCGCCGAGCGTGCGAATGGCCAGTTCGGTGAAATCGCCCATGATCAGCGGCCGGGCCGGGGCGATCAGGTCGTATGATCCCACCAGTCCGGCGATGAACAGGTGATGGGTGTTGGTGGCGAAGATCAGAACCGTCCCCAGCAGCATCAGGAAGGCCGCCAGGGTCGAGCCCGGCTGGGCCTGCAGGGGGTTGGTGGTCTGGGCGAAGCTGAGCGTGGTCTGCAGCGAGACGATCTCGCCCGCCGTGGCCAGGGCCCCGGTGAAGGCGCGCAGGATGGCCCCGATCATCAGGCCGGTGACGACCTCGCGCAGGATCCAGCCGACCATGCCGCCGATGGTGTCGGGCAGGGCCGGCAGGGCCGAACCGACCACCGGCCACAGGGCCAGCGCGATCACCAGCGCCAGAGACAGCCGGATGCGCGGCGGCACATAGCTTTCGCCGATGCCCGGAAGGCTGAGCAGGATCGCGCCAATGCGGGCGAAGATCAGCCCGCCGGCCCAGACCTGATCGGCGGTGGCATAGGGGTCCACTAGGGGCGTTCCACCGGGGGCCCTACATGCCCGCGATGCGGGCCGCGATGGAGCGCATGAAGGCCCCGAGAAGCCCCCCCATCAGCGGCAGGAACAGCAGCAGGCTGACGAAGATGGCGATGATCTTGGGCGCGTAGACCAGGGTCTGTTCCTGGATTTGCGTCAGGGCCTGGAACAGGCCGATGCCGACGCCAACGACCAGACCGACCAGCAGCACGGGGGCGCACAGCTGGATCGTCAGCCACAGGGCGTCGCGGCCCACATCCAGAACTTCCGCGCCGCTCATCGCCTACCCCTCTGGCCCGGCCTGAAGCCGAGCCCACGAACCGGGCAGAAAATGCCGGGGGCGTGGTTAATGTCGGGTTAGCGATGATGCGGCTTTCGCGGCCCGGTCCTTGCGGACTCCTCGGCGAAGAGAGGTTTTCCGATGGCCTGGAGCGCGATTTCGACCCGAAACGAGACACCCCCGATCGCCCGGGGCGGGTGGCTGGACGCCCTGCGGTTCATCGTGGCGACCCTGATCATCCTGCACCATTTCCAGGCCGCCGGACCGGTGCCCCTGGCCGAGGCGGTGCATCCGGTGTTCAAGCGGGGCGGCTTCCTGCTGACCAACTTCTTCCTGATCGACAGCGGCTATGTGCTGATGCGGGTCTATGGAGGGGCGGTCGGGCGCGGGGCGCTATCGCCGGGCGACTTCCTGCTGAAGCGGGTCCTGCGGGTCTATCCGGCGCACCTGATCATGGGGCTGACGCTGGTGGCTCTGGTGCTGATCAGCACGGCCGCCGGGGTCGCCCCGCGCAATCCGGAGTGGTTCCGCTGGGACCAGCTGCCAGCCCAGCTGACCCTGACCCAGGCGTTCGGCGTCCCCGGCGGCCTCGGCTGGAACGCCCCCAGCTGGTCGATCTCGGCTTTGGTGGGCTGCTATGTGCTGTTCCCTTATCTGCTTCGTCTTCTGGCGCGGTTCGGTCCGTGGACGGGGCTGATCGCCGTCGTCGGCCTGTACGGGCTGGCGAACGCCGCCGCCCACGCCTGGCTGGGACATCCGGTCTATCAGATGCCGATGGGCTTCGGCTTCGTGCGGGCCCTGCCGCTGTTCGTGCTGGGCATGGGGCTGGCGGTGTTCAGCGAGCGGGTGTGGATGGCCCCGAGACTGGCGCGGATCCTGGGCCTCTCGGCCGCCGTCGGCCTGGCCGTGGTCCAGGCCTTCGACAAGAACGCCCTGATCTCGCTGGGCTTCATCGCCCTTATCCTGCTGGCGGCCGGGGCCATTCCGGTGCGTCGCCCCTCGGAATGGATCGCGCGGGCCAGTGTGGTGTCGTTCTCGATGTTCATCACCAACGAGGTGGTGCGGATCGCCTGGTTCGGCGTGGCCAATGTGCTGATCTCCCGGTTCGCCCTGCCCGTCCCCGTCCAGTGGGGACTGTGGGGCGCGGGCGTGGTGGCGGCCGTGATCTTCGCCTTCGCCTTCCACGCCGCGGTCGACCAGCCGATCCAGAGCCGGATCAAGGCCTGGCTGGCGCGGCGGCGGCGGACCGCGCGGCCGGTCGAGCAGGGCGCGGTGGTTTCGCTCGAAGGCTGAGGCCTTTTCGCGCATCGGCGAACCGGAGCGGCCGTTGCGGCTTTTGCCCGGCATGGCCCATGACCGACTGCACCATGCCCCGCCCGCCGTCGCGCTTCGCGGCGAGATCGTCGACGGCGTCGCGCCGGCGCTGCACTACCTCGAACGCGGGCCCGCGGACGGACCGCCCGTGGTCCTGCTGCACGGCCTAGCCAGCCTGGCCCAGGAGATGCTGACGCCGCTGGCCGGGCCGCTGACGGGGGCCGGGTACAGGGCCATCGCCTTCGACCGGCCGGGTTATGGGTTCAGCGCTCCGGCGGGGCCCGATGCGATGTCGCCCCGCGACCAGGCGCGCGCCGTGGCCGGAGCCATGGCCTCCATCGGGGCGTCCGGCGCGGTCATCGTCGGGCACTCGTTCGGCGCGGCTCCGGCGCTGCTGCTGGGCGAGGACCCGGGCGCGGCACCCGCCGGCCTGGTCCTGATCAGCCCCTTCTGCCGCCCGACCCGGCCCGCCGCGGCACCGGGCCTGCGCGCCGCCAACGCACCCGGGATCGGCCCGCTGATCCGCTCGGCCCTGCCGCGCATCGCCGGTCCCCTGGGGCGGCGGATGGTGCGGGCGGGGCTGCATGCCGGACAGGCCGCCCCGAATCCAACGGCGTTTCCGTGGCGACGCATGGCTCAGGGCAGCGCCGTCCAGGCCATGGCCGGCGAGCTGCGCGGCTTCAACGCCGACATGACGGCGCTGCGGACACGGCTGAAGGAGATCCGGGTGCCGACCGTGATCCTGGCCGATCCCGAGGATCCGGTCATCCCGATGAAGCCCCACGTGCGCTGGCTGACTCACAGGATGCCGGAGGCCACCGTCCGCTGGCGGGCCGCGGGGCATCTGCTGCACCATGCGGATCCTCAGGCCGTGGTCGCGGCGGTCCGCAGCGTCGATCCTGCGGCTCGGCCTGACGTGCGGCGAGCCGGCTGACCGTCAGTCTTCGAGCTCGGCCCGGGCCTGGTCGGCCAGGTCGAAGAAGCGGGCGCGGACCTCGGCGGCATAGGGGTTGTCGCGTTCGATGGCGCGGAAGACGGCGGGCGAGTCGTGGCGGACCATCTCGACCGCCTGCAAGATGCGCTCGAAACTGGCCGTGGTCAGCCGCGTCGGCAGGGGCTCCATCGACAGCAGGACGCGCGCGATCAGATGGGTCAGACCCTGGACCGTGGCGGCCTCGCGGTCGTGGTCCTCGGGCGAGACGAGGAAGACCTTCAGGCCCAGCGCATGACGGCAGAAGGCGGCGACGCGGCGGGCGATGCGGTCCCCGCGCACCGGACAGACGGCGATGCGGAGACCCTTGATGCCCCCGGCCGCGCTCTGGGGGCCGAACAGGGGGTGGGTGCCGACCACCTGAACACCCGTCGGCAGGGCCTCGGCCATCAGACGAGCGGGACCGACCTTCACCGAGCCGACGTCCAGCACCAGCGTGCCGGGCTGAAGGCTCGGCGCGAGGGCGGCGAGGGTTTCGGGCAGGACCCCGACCGGCACGGCTAGGACCACCACCGGACAGCCGGCGGCGGTCTCGAGATCGGTCAGGCGGGCCACGCCGCCGTCGTCCGTCGCCGCCGGGTCGTGGGCCAGGATTTCGAACCAGGGCGACAGGTGCCGGGCCGTCAGCCGTCCGAAGGCCCCATAGCCGATCAGGCCCAGGGTCGACCGCGGTCCGGCGGGAACGCTCACCGCGTCAGGGCTTCCTGGAAGTTGACGGGTCGGCCGTGGGCGGCGCCGATCAGCTCGCCGTCCGACATGATGACCCGGCCGCGCACGATCGTGGCCATGGGCCAGCCGGTCGCCTCGAACCCGTCGAACGGGGTCCAGCCGCAGCGGCTGGCCTGCTGGTCGTGGGTGATGGTGCGCGTCGCCTTCAGGTCGACCAGGGTCAGGTCGGCGTCATAGCCCTCGGCCAGCCGCCCCTTGCCGGCGATGTTGAAGATGCGCTGGGCCCCGGCGGAGGTCAGGTCGACGAACCGCTCCAGCGTCATCCGGCCCTGGGCCACATGGGTCAGCATGACCGGGACCAGGGTCTGGACCCCGGGCATGCCGGACGGCGAGGCCGGATAGGGCTTGGCCTTCTCCTCCTTGGTGTGCGGCGCGTGGTCGGAGCCGAGCACGTCGACCACCCCCTGGGCGATGCCGCGCCACAGGCCGGCGATGTGGGGGGCGTTGCGGATCGGGGGATTCATCTGGGCATAGCCCTTGAGCCGGGCATAGGCCTCGTCGCCGTCCAGGGTCAGGTGCTGGGGCGTGGTCTCGACCGTGGCGACGTCCTTGTGATGCGCCAGGAAGTCGATCTCCTCGGCGGTGGAGACGTGCAGGACGTGGATGCGCTTGCCGGTCTCCCGGGCCAGGCCGACCAGGCGGCGGGTGGACATGATCGCGCTCTCGGCGTCGCGGACGTCGGTGTGGCTGGTCCAGTCGCCGGTGCGGGCCAGGCCGCGGCGCTCGGCCAGGCGGTATTCGTCCTCGGAATGGAAGGTGGCGCGGCGCGACACGGCGTTCAGCACCTGGCGTACGCCGTCGTCGTCGGCGATCAGCAGGTCGCCGGTCGAGGCCCCCATGAAGACCTTGATGCCGCAGCAGCCGGGCAGCCGCTCCAGCTCGCCCAGGTGGTCGACATTGCCGTGCGTGCCGCCGACGTAGAAGGCGTGATCCGTCCACATCCGGTCGCGGGCGCGGGCCAGCTTGTCGGCCAGGGTGTGGTCGTCGGTGGTGTTGGGCTGGGTGTTCGGCATCTCGAACACGGCGACGACGCCGCCCAGGGCGGCCGCGCGGCTGCCGGTCTCGAGGTCTTCCTTCCACTCCAGGCCCGGCTCGCGGAAATGGACCTGGGTGTCGATGACGCCGGGCAGGACGGTCAGGCCCGAAGCGTCCACCGTCTGACCCGCCGAGGCCTGGCCCAGGTCGCCGATGAAGGCGATGCGGCCGTCGCGCACGCCGACGTCGGCCCGACCTCGACCGGCATGGTTCACCACCTCGCCGCCACGCACGATCAGGTCATAGGTCTGGGTCATCGAAGGGTCCGGTTCGAAAAATCAGGGTCTGAGTCGTCTGAACGGGTCGGGCGAAAACACCGTCCGACCCGTCCGACCCGTTCGGGTCGAACGGGCGTCAGGGGCCGTATATAGGCGGTGAAATGCAGAGCCGGTAGTCGCCGACGCGCGGTTCGCCCTGCTGCTCAGCGCGGGGCGTCACCGCGGGCCAGCAGGCCCCGCGCGGCGCGCAGCACGCGGTCGGCGGGCAGGCCCATCATATGCTGGATGGCCTGGTTCAGCCGCGGGTCGACGGCCTTGAACTCCTCCAGCGAGCGTTCGCCGCGAATCGAGACCCCGCCCCAGGGGCCGATGCGGGTGTCGTCGGACGGGCCGAAGACGCCGACACTGGGCACGCCCGC is a window encoding:
- the fliR gene encoding flagellar biosynthetic protein FliR, coding for MDPYATADQVWAGGLIFARIGAILLSLPGIGESYVPPRIRLSLALVIALALWPVVGSALPALPDTIGGMVGWILREVVTGLMIGAILRAFTGALATAGEIVSLQTTLSFAQTTNPLQAQPGSTLAAFLMLLGTVLIFATNTHHLFIAGLVGSYDLIAPARPLIMGDFTELAIRTLGDSFALGVQLAAPVIVFALIFNLASGLVGRVMPAFQIFFVAAPLSVILGLSVFALSLGVLGTVFIDRYRALAGLFVPGGGGVGG
- the fliQ gene encoding flagellar biosynthesis protein FliQ, which encodes MSGAEVLDVGRDALWLTIQLCAPVLLVGLVVGVGIGLFQALTQIQEQTLVYAPKIIAIFVSLLLFLPLMGGLLGAFMRSIAARIAGM
- a CDS encoding acyltransferase, which produces MAWSAISTRNETPPIARGGWLDALRFIVATLIILHHFQAAGPVPLAEAVHPVFKRGGFLLTNFFLIDSGYVLMRVYGGAVGRGALSPGDFLLKRVLRVYPAHLIMGLTLVALVLISTAAGVAPRNPEWFRWDQLPAQLTLTQAFGVPGGLGWNAPSWSISALVGCYVLFPYLLRLLARFGPWTGLIAVVGLYGLANAAAHAWLGHPVYQMPMGFGFVRALPLFVLGMGLAVFSERVWMAPRLARILGLSAAVGLAVVQAFDKNALISLGFIALILLAAGAIPVRRPSEWIARASVVSFSMFITNEVVRIAWFGVANVLISRFALPVPVQWGLWGAGVVAAVIFAFAFHAAVDQPIQSRIKAWLARRRRTARPVEQGAVVSLEG
- a CDS encoding alpha/beta fold hydrolase, producing the protein MRLLPGMAHDRLHHAPPAVALRGEIVDGVAPALHYLERGPADGPPVVLLHGLASLAQEMLTPLAGPLTGAGYRAIAFDRPGYGFSAPAGPDAMSPRDQARAVAGAMASIGASGAVIVGHSFGAAPALLLGEDPGAAPAGLVLISPFCRPTRPAAAPGLRAANAPGIGPLIRSALPRIAGPLGRRMVRAGLHAGQAAPNPTAFPWRRMAQGSAVQAMAGELRGFNADMTALRTRLKEIRVPTVILADPEDPVIPMKPHVRWLTHRMPEATVRWRAAGHLLHHADPQAVVAAVRSVDPAARPDVRRAG
- a CDS encoding prephenate dehydrogenase/arogenate dehydrogenase family protein; its protein translation is MSVPAGPRSTLGLIGYGAFGRLTARHLSPWFEILAHDPAATDDGGVARLTDLETAAGCPVVVLAVPVGVLPETLAALAPSLQPGTLVLDVGSVKVGPARLMAEALPTGVQVVGTHPLFGPQSAAGGIKGLRIAVCPVRGDRIARRVAAFCRHALGLKVFLVSPEDHDREAATVQGLTHLIARVLLSMEPLPTRLTTASFERILQAVEMVRHDSPAVFRAIERDNPYAAEVRARFFDLADQARAELED
- a CDS encoding dihydroorotase, with amino-acid sequence MTQTYDLIVRGGEVVNHAGRGRADVGVRDGRIAFIGDLGQASAGQTVDASGLTVLPGVIDTQVHFREPGLEWKEDLETGSRAAALGGVVAVFEMPNTQPNTTDDHTLADKLARARDRMWTDHAFYVGGTHGNVDHLGELERLPGCCGIKVFMGASTGDLLIADDDGVRQVLNAVSRRATFHSEDEYRLAERRGLARTGDWTSHTDVRDAESAIMSTRRLVGLARETGKRIHVLHVSTAEEIDFLAHHKDVATVETTPQHLTLDGDEAYARLKGYAQMNPPIRNAPHIAGLWRGIAQGVVDVLGSDHAPHTKEEKAKPYPASPSGMPGVQTLVPVMLTHVAQGRMTLERFVDLTSAGAQRIFNIAGKGRLAEGYDADLTLVDLKATRTITHDQQASRCGWTPFDGFEATGWPMATIVRGRVIMSDGELIGAAHGRPVNFQEALTR